One Vigna unguiculata cultivar IT97K-499-35 chromosome 7, ASM411807v1, whole genome shotgun sequence genomic region harbors:
- the LOC114190885 gene encoding uncharacterized protein At2g33490-like yields the protein MKRSLRKLGVLTLEKHHHHRDRTNILPLSQLEDLAQATQDMEDMRDCYDSLLSAAAAAANSAYEFSESLGELGSCLLQNTALHDDEESGKVLIMLGKMQFQLQKLIDKYRSHITQTITIPSDSLLNELRIVEEMKRHCDEKRVAYESMLTRYRERGRSRSGRAETISLQQLQIARDEYDEEATLFVFRLKSLKQGQSWSLLTQAARHHAAQLCFFKKAVKSLETAEPHVKLVTEQHHIDYHFIGIEGEDEDEDEDEDEDEDEDGDSHDENDDGELSFDYTQNEHEQDVSTLDNSKKENLDRLRRNSFSFRVRSASQSAPLFADNKCDSRERLRQMRPTLSRKFNSYVLPTPVDAKSSIPPMSSKQVPSKIKANLDEPMKNLWHSSPLEQKKYGNIFGDGAFSGPNVRTAQSVVKESNSSTAYTRLPPPLIDGNLSSNHDFVTAYSKKIKRQAFSGPLVSNAWPTKPVSVESAQLFSGPLLRTSIPQLPSSSSPKVSPSASPPLSSSPKINELHELPRPPTISASNSKLLGLVGHSGPLVSRGHQLSARNNLVTSNAASPLPMPPSAMARSFSIPSSSAKVAALDGSRPPEDPNRSSISEYVDSPRPMYIASSTS from the exons atgaagaGGTCTCTCAGAAAGTTGGGAGTTCTGACGTTAGAGAAGCATCACCACCACCGTGACCGCACTAACATTCTTCCTTTGTCCCAGTTAGAGGACCTCGCTCAGGCTACCcag GACATGGAAGACATGAGAGACTGCTACGATAGCTTGCTTTCGGCTGCTGCCGCCGCCGCTAACAGTGCTTATG AATTCTCAGAGTCCTTGGGAGAATTGGGCTCTTGCCTTCTTCAGAACACCGCCTTGCATGACGATGAAGAAAGCG GCAAAGTTCTCATAATGCTCGGTAAGATGCAGTTTCAACTCCAGAAGCTCATTGATAAATAT CGCTCTCATATTACCCAGACAATTACCATTCCCTCGGATTCTCTTCTCAATGAACTTCGAATTGTTGAg GAGATGAAGCGACATTGTGACGAAAAAAG AGTTGCATATGAGTCCATGTTAACAAGATATAGAGAAAGAGGTAGGTCTAGAAGCGGAAGAGCAGAGACTATTTCCTTGCAGCAGTTACAAATTGCTCGTGATGAATATGATGAGGAGGCCACCTTATTTGTTTTCCGCTTGAAATCTCTGAAGCAAGGTCAATCGTGGAGCCTTCTAACACAGGCAGCACGCCACCATGCAGCTCAG TTGTGTTTCTTCAAGAAAGCAGTTAAATCTCTTGAGACAGCAGAGCCGCACGTAAAATTAGTAACAGAACAGCATCACATTGATTACCACTTCATTGGTATTGAAGGAgaggatgaggatgaggatgaggatgaggatgaggaCGAAGATGAAGATGGTGACAGCCATGATGAGAATGATGATGGGGAGCTGAGTTTTGACTATACACAAAATGAACATGAGCAAGATGTTTCTACATTAGACAACTCAAAGAAG GAAAACTTGGATAGGCTTCGCAGGAATTCATTCTCCTTCAGGGTTAGGTCAGCGAGCCAATCTGCCCCACTTTTTGCTGATAATAAATGTGATTCTAGAGAAAGGCTGAGACAGATGCGGCCAACTTTATCACGGAAGTTCAATTCATATGTGCTGCCTACACCAGTTGATGCAAAGAGTTCCATACCTCCGATGTCAAGTAAGCAAGTACCTTCCAAAATAAAGGCAAATTTAGATGAGCCTATGAAGAATTTGTGGCATTCATCCCCATTGGAACAAAAGAAATACGGAAACATTTTTGGAGATGGGGCATTTTCTGGTCCGAATGTTAGGACTGCGCAGTCTGTAGTCAAGGAGAGTAATAGCAGTACTGCGTACACAAGATTGCCACCTCCTTTAATTGATGGTAATTTATCCTCAAATCATGATTTTGTTACTGCTTACtctaaaaagattaaaagacaAGCCTTTTCTGGTCCATTGGTAAGTAATGCTTGGCCAACCAAGCCTGTTTCTGTAGAGAGTGCCCAGTTGTTTTCCGGACCTCTTTTACGGACATCAATTCCTCAGCTTCCATCGTCATCATCTCCAAAAGTATCTCCTAGTGCTTCTCCCCCTCTTTCATCTTCACCTAAAATAAATGAGCTTCATGAACTTCCAAGGCCTCCAACCATTTCCGCATCCAATTCTAAGCTTTTAGGTTTGGTGGGTCATTCAGGTCCATTGGTGTCCCGAGGTCACCAGCTTTCTGCTCGAAATAATTTGGTTACATCAAATGCAGCATCTCCATTGCCAATGCCTCCTTCAGCAATGGCTCGAAGTTTCTCCATACCTTCTAGCAGTGCTAAAGTTGCAGCATTAGATGGGTCAAGACCTCCAGAAGACCCTAACAGATCATCAATATCCGAGTATGTTGATTCTCCTCGTCCGATGTACATTGCTTCATCTACTAGTTAG
- the LOC114191751 gene encoding trihelix transcription factor ASR3-like produces the protein MALEQELSLGQNTNTSRNPNPVDGVDVRGEGGDEGGKAPRLPRWTRQEILVLIQGKRDAENKFRRGRTAGLPLGSGQVEPKWASVSSYCRKHGVNRGPVQCRKRWSNLAGDYKKIKEWESQIREESDSFWVMRNDLRRDRKLPGFFDKEVYDILDSGSQAPALALALSSPPSMTVTVCKDMRMDMDTKRGYTPAPSSASVPAEPEEPHLYDSNRIAPVEDGLFSDFEQDEVSASPDKKDIFPPSNRVFPAPIPISGVTNEKQSTPNPEMGSTSQGERKRKRLATDGGEETLQIHLIDVLERNGKMLSAQLEAQNINFQLDREQRKIHGSNLVAVLDKLADALGRIADKL, from the exons ATGGCTTTAGAGCAGGAATTGTCGCTGGGTCAGAATacgaatacgagtaggaatccgAACCCAGTTGACGGCGTGGATGTTCGGGGGGAAGGTGGAGACGAGGGAGGGAAAGCGCCGAGACTGCCTCGGTGGACGAGGCAAGAAATTCTGGTTCTGATACAGGGAAAGAGAGACGCTGAGAACAAGTTCAGGAGGGGCCGCACGGCCGGATTGCCATTAGGGTCGGGTCAGGTGGAGCCCAAATGGGCATCGGTTTCTTCTTACTGCAGAAAGCATGGAGTCAACAGAGGTCCGGTTCAGTGCCGGAAAAGGTGGAGCAATTTGGCCGGAGACTACAAGAAGATCAAAGAATGGGAATCTCAGATAAGAGAGGAGTCGGATTCCTTTTGGGTCATGAGAAACGATTTAAGGAGAGACCGGAAATTGCCCGGATTTTTTGACAAGGAGGTCTATGATATTCTCGATTCAGGCTCCCAAGCTCCGGCGTTGGCTCTCGCTCTTTCATCGCCTCCTTCAATGACAGTAACTGTTTGCAAGGACATGCGCATGGACATGGACACCAAAAGAGGGTATACACCTGCCCCTTCCTCAGCCTCTGTCCCTGCTGAGCCTGAGGAGCCTCACCTCTACGATAGTAATCGGATCGCGCCTGTTGAGGATGGTTTGTTTTCAGATTTCGAACAAGATGAAGTCTCTGCCAGTCCTGATAAGAAGGACATTTTTCCGCCCTCCAACAGGGTCTTCCCTGCTCCCATTCCTATATCAG GTGTGACTAACGAGAAACAGTCTACTCCAAATCCAGAAATGGGTTCTACCTCTCAAGGAGAGCGGAAAAGGAAGCGATTAGCAACTGATGGGGGGGAGGAAACTTTGCAAATCCATTTAATTGATGTCTTAGAAAGAAATGGCAAGATGCTAAGTGCTCAACTTGAAGCGCAGAATATAAATTTCCAGTTGGATCGTGAGCAGCGAAAAATCCATGGTAGTAATTTGGTTGCTGTGCTTGATAAGCTTGCAGATGCTCTAGGGAGAATCGCTGATAAATTATAG
- the LOC114189541 gene encoding coiled-coil domain-containing protein SCD2-like, with protein sequence MERKWSSESGNVMSSPSHSRNGHSRSSSLTLTATGISTVKRTQNVAAKAAAQRLAQVMASQTADDDDDDVDDLGFRYTAPPPLSLSRNSAKSTAALRSPSPAAVPRNLQEESTYLRAAAAAAPTPPATNRPPLSLKIPAPVPSLDSPIHNNKPKDKRFPFDTGLVLPKDSGHQREASVLRDEVDMLQEENESILDKLRLEEERCKESEARVRELEKQVASLGEGVSLEAKLLSRKEAALRQREAALKNAKGSKDGVDKEITSLQAEIENAKVETEAVMRQLNGAESEVKALRSMTQRMILTQKEMEEVVLKRCWLARYWGLAAKYGICADVAVSKYELWSSLAPLPFEVVVSAGQKAKEECWEKDDDAIEKRSKLVPDLNDLTGEGNIESMLSVEMGLKELASLKVEDAIVQALAQQRRPNSARQLVSDIKSPGDPKFIEAFELSPEESEDVLFKEAWLTYFWRRAKVHGIEEDIAKERLQFWIGRSGHSPTSHDAVDVEQGLSELRKLGIEHRLWEASRKEVDQDLTIARKWT encoded by the exons ATGGAGCGGAAATGGAGCAGTGAATCTGGGAATGTGATGTCGTCGCCATCACACTCACGTAATGGTCATTCTCGTTCTTCCTCCCTCACCCTTACTGCAACTGGAATTTCAACCGTCAAAAGGACTCAGAATGTTGCTGCCAAAGCCGCTGCTCAGCGCCTCGCCCAGGTCATGGCTTCTCAGACTGCCGACGACGACGACGACGACGTCGACGATCTAGGTTTCCGCTACACTGCTCCCCCACCTCTATCTCTCTCCAGGAACTCTGCTAAGTCCACTGCCGCTCTCAGATCGCCATCTCCTGCCGCG GTACCTCGAAACCTCCAGGAAGAATCAACGTATCTTCgcgcagcagcagcagcagcaccGACTCCACCTGCTACTAACAGACCACCGCTAAGCCTCAAGATTCCAGCTCCTGTTCCTTCCTTAGACTCTCCCATCCATAATAATAAGCCCAAAGATAAAAG GTTTCCGTTTGATACTGGACTCGTTCTACCAAAAGATTCAGGACATCAGCGTGAGGCTTCTGTACTTCGCGATGAG GTTGATATGCTGCAGGAAGAAAATGAAAGTATTCTAGACAAG CTTAGACTAGAGGAAGAGAGATGCAAGGAATCAGAGGCCAGAGTTAGGGAGCTTGAGAAGCAG GTTGCTTCCCTCGGAGAAGGTGTATCTTTGGAAGCCAAACTCTTGAGCAG AAAGGAAGCAGCATTGCGTCAAAGAGAG GCTGCACTTAAGAATGCCAAAGGCTCAAAGGATGGAGTTGATAAAGAAATCACATCTCTACAGGCTGAAATTGAG AATGCAAAAGTTGAGACTGAGGCTGTAATGAGACAGCTTAATGGAGCTGAATCTGAAGTAAAAGCTCTTCGATCAATGACTCAAAGAATGATATTAACTCAAAAAGAAATG GAAGAAGTTGTTCTAAAGAGGTGTTGGCTTGCTCGTTATTGGGGTTTAGCTGCAAAATATG GCATCTGTGCAGATGTTGCAGTTTCGAAGTACGAACTTTGGTCATCCTTAGCCCCTCTTCCATTTGAGGTCGTTGTTTCTGCTGGACAAAAGGCAAAGGAGGAATGCTGGGaaaaag ATGATGATGCAATCGAGAAGAGGAGCAAACTTGTTCCTGACTTAAATGATCTTACTGGAGAAGGAAATATTGAAAGTATGCTTTCTGTTGAAATGGGACTAAAAGAGCTTGCTTCTTTAAAG GTTGAGGATGCAATTGTGCAAGCATTAGCTCAACAGCGGCGTCCAAATTCTGCTCGACAATTAGTCTCAG ATATTAAATCACCGGGGGACCCTAAGTTTATAGAAGCCTTTG AATTGAGTCCAGAGGAGTCTGAGGATGTTCTTTTCAAGGAG GCTTGGCTGACATATTTTTGGAGAAGAGCCAAGGTTCATGGTATAGAGGAGGACATAGCCAAAGAACGTCTTCAGTTTTGGATTGGTCGGAGTGGGCATTCACCTACATCACATGATGCTGTTGATG TTGAGCAAGGACTTTCTGAGCTGAGGAAACTGGGGATTGAACATCGACTATGGGAGGCATCCAGAAAGGAAGTTGACCAGGACTTAACTATTGCACGAAAGTGGACTTAA
- the LOC114192816 gene encoding LOW QUALITY PROTEIN: uncharacterized protein LOC114192816 (The sequence of the model RefSeq protein was modified relative to this genomic sequence to represent the inferred CDS: inserted 1 base in 1 codon), with translation MALRGLSTVAVTASVCLPGPRCRVHNDTPRLSCGARFPSSGRRFSVRCEAVGEKQQGSVGETIVYDGIYGPWTIDDSDVREVILYRSGLVTTATSFVVAASAAFLPDNSSLSSILKQNLDLFYVLGSSGLGLSLLLIHIYVSEIKRFIQALWVVGVLGSATAYFTLAQPANKNLILYVVDNPSAIWFVGPXFAALTGLVFKEGLCYGKLEAGLLTFVIPTVLLGHLTGLMDDGVKLTLLASWMTLFVIFAARKFTQPIKDDIGDKSVFKFNSLRDDERKTLLEKLEQQRTQN, from the exons ATGGCATTGCGAGGATTGAGTACGGTGGCGGTGACTGCGTCAGTATGCCTTCCAGGTCCACGATGCAGAGTTCACAACGACACTCCAAGGTTATCTTGTGGTGCTCGGTTTCCTTCTTCCGGCCGCAGATTCTCTGTACGGTGTGAAGCTGTTGGAGAAAAGCAACAAGGTTCCGTGGGCGAAACCATCGTTTATGACGGTATATATGGCCCGTGGACCATCGACGACTCCGATGTTCGAGAG GTGATTCTGTATAGATCGGGATTGGTAACAACTGCTACATCATTTGTGGTCGCTGCTTCTGCTGCCTTTTTACCAGATAACTCCTCCTTAAGTAGCATTCTGAAGCAGAATCTTGATCTATTTTATGTCCTTGGATCCAGTGGGTTGGGTTTATCGTTACTCCTGATTCATATCTATGTTTCTGAGATCAAGCGCTTCATACAAGCACTGTGGGTGGTCGGTGTTCTTGGATCGGCTACAGCCTACTTCACCCTTGCTCAACCAGCTAATAAAAATCTAATACTATATGTCGTCGACAACCCATCCGCTATCTGGTTTGTCGGTC CTTTTGCTGCCCTTACAGGACTTGTCTTCAAGGAAG GACTCTGCTATGGCAAGCTTGAAGCTGGACTTCTTACGTTTGTTATTCCTACAGTTCTTCTGGGGCATTTG ACTGGTTTGATGGATGACGGAGTCAAGCTTACTTTACTTGCTTCATGGATGACTCTTTTCGTGATATTTGCTGCAAGGAAATTCACCCAACCCATCAAG GATGACATCGGGGACAAGTCCGTTTTCAAGTTCAATTCCCTTCGTGATGACGAAAGGAAAACCTTGCTTGAGAAATTAGAACAGCAAAGAACCCAGAATTAA